A region from the Cherax quadricarinatus isolate ZL_2023a unplaced genomic scaffold, ASM3850222v1 Contig2786, whole genome shotgun sequence genome encodes:
- the LOC128705262 gene encoding uncharacterized protein produces MNPIQYSVGGVCEEERRLHPCVCRNNPPAVNDANIMRLLELIRANQIRQEQMICELMGLLGARSTQPPTHPYGDAVATPPTNETSPRPHVDVETVPPTQVVDVNAFIQDIVTPTHAEIDPSPQSHMSGECVSSCYCDKCVWSEMEYFMTNSQPTSCMDEDSPIYYPPASPPEVYCITDEEEDDDPEQNAQKFYKRRKITLR; encoded by the exons ATGAATCCAATTCAGTACTCCGTTGGAGGTGTCTGCGAGGAGGAGAGAAGACTGCATCCCTGTGTATGTCGGAATAATCCACCTGCGGTAAATG atGCGAATATAATGCggttgttggaacttattcgcgcAAATCAAATCCGACAGGAGCAAATGATTTGCGAGTTGATGGGATTGTTAGGAGCGAGATCCACCCAGCCTCCTACCCATCCATATGGAGATGCTGTTGCTACCCCTCCTACCAACGAGACTTCTCCCCGACCTCATGTGGATGTTGAGACTGTGCCTCCTACTCAGGTGGTTGATGTTAACGCTTTTATCCAGGATATTGTAACTCCTACCCACGCCGAGATCGACCCTTCTCCCCAGTCTCATATGAGTGGAGAatgtgttagtagttgttattGCGATAAATGCGTATGGAGCGAGATGGAATATTTTATGACAAATTCCCAACCTACTTCATGTATGGATGAGGATTCCCCCATTTATTATCCACCAGCTTCCCCCCCAGAAGTTTATTGTATAACAGATGAGGAAGAAGACGACGACcctgaacaaaatgcacagaaattctacaagagaagaaaaattactctacgttga